The genomic stretch TAGGTATCTATTGAAAGTAATATTTAAGTACCCAAAAATTGGTAGCAAAAGTGACGTAAATCGACGACTTTATAGGTCTCAGTAGAAATAATTACGTCGCAAATACTTACATTTAATATGCATATTAAAGAGTATGTGAACTATTGGTCGAGTTTCGAAGTAATTTTATCTAATATTTCGCCGTATTCCCAAACATTAAGTTTCCTACTTTATGGTTTATCGATGAAGTAAATTTACGTTTTAATATCGCTATTTTTGACTCGGTAGTAAAAATGtacaataaatgaaaataattggtgcatttgatgtaatttttacttaagtaaattaGTGATATATTCTTCAGcctaggaaaaaaaaaaacacttaaaatgtTTGCTAGGAAGCGTATACCCCGAGggtggtcccatataaatttggcaaataaataagggtaggaaaacaggggatgattgatttttctttcagtcactgattgtaatgtattaCCAGGCATAACttagagtagtccgattttgataatactttttttattggatagggtagGTATACCTTGAATTTGgtgttatataaaaaataccccaaggggggaaaaatataaaataaaaactttttaacaaaaaaaaaaccggtgaAAGAAcggaaaagcaaaaaataacaaaccttTTTCTTATTTAACCTTAACCTAGGTACTAGTTCGAAGTTGGTGCCTCGGCACTAGCCATCAGGAGTGAatctatagtcgtctacctgatggaaTTCtaatcactcctcctggctcgtgctgaggcaccgacttcaaacgaTAGTGAGCTaggttaaggttaaataaaaaaaggtttattatttattgcttttccgttttttttttcagcattctTGCATTCTCAAATATATCGCACAGTCACCGGCACCAGTATCTGACacacaagcgtgcataaatatctgatacgactctatactccctctctctctctcttctagggccggaaggacgtgtcagatatttttgcacgctccgctacggcagatattaatgctggtgctacacaaacaaacacaaactaaAACTACAACCCTTTGTGATACATAAACTAAAACTGCGGGGACACGAATAATGACAGGATTaaatagtacctaagtatatttatttttccttataACTACAGGAAACTCTCGGTAGATAGGTAAGTACAGGATTATATTTGTCTCCTttaggtataatattaataacaatgGTATAGAATATATAGGTATCATTGCACTAAATAATATGACTTTGTGACTAAAATAGGGCgtttacctaatattttttctagaatgaggtggcctagtggtttgacctatcgcctctcaagcagagggtcgtgggttcaaaccccggctcgcacctctgagtttttcgatattcatgtgcggaattacatttgaaccaTCCCCaccgaagcgttggcaggcctcccaccaggtggactgacgacatcgtgagagtagcgggaaaccggtggatgcaagtggcaagttgtcgttcattgtggcgttctaagggggaggcctttgtccagcagtggacgtcttcgggctgatgatgatgatgatgatgatgaattacatttgaaatttatcacgagctttgcggtgaaggaaaacatcgtcaggaaaccttcacaaacctgcgaagcaattcaatggtgcgtgtcaagttcccaatccgcactgggcccgcgtgggaactatggcccaagccctcttgttctgagaggaggcctgtgcccagcagtgggacgtttatagactgggatgatgatgatgatgaggtgtctccctttttagggttccgaagccaaaattgcaaaaacggaactcttatagtttcagagactatcagtgctagaaagctgtaatttggcacggatATAATATAGCaaccatgccgacaaaatgatataaattttttttagggtacctacctcccatagacgtaaagtgggggtgttttttttttcattttaccctatatagtgtggtgtatagttggatagttcttttaaaatcattggggggttgcaaagatgatttttcgatttagtgatttttttgcgaaatattcagtattcagtattcagtcatttattgctttaaagaATTCCATGCAATACAATATAGTTCAATTCAGAGAATTACActaatacaaaatttcaaaaagtattcaacttaaaagtgcaaatttacattaaaatcgagcgaaaaattaaaaaaaacatgatagtcgttgtaagtaggtacgtatattaaatttacaaggaaaactattatgGCTAAGttagcttgagaattattagtagttttatgagtaaatagcagcctttagatataaaatattatttttctcaaacatgctaggTATGTAATGTTTAAatgttgtgttccataaaacaggcttcaaaatattcTGTTGCAGGCCTGGGgctgcaagacaacagtcttttatttcaacgcaaaacgtcaaatatccacgataaaggccattaGCCCATTATACatgacttgaaattaataatctgaatttctatggttcatttattatGTTACTGAAAAAAatcacaggactatgaatatcctatatgtaaatatataaatattacccaCGTGCGTAAAACGCGTAaaacgtcaaattacaatttaatttacataataaagtattaatgttaCTGATTAAATGGGTTGCAGTTCGTGTATACTtaatggccctaaaagccgaacagcaaacacaataaaaaaattgacaagtgccattgtctttttttttgattgactggacttgggctgTAGCCATTTTGCTAGTAAGTtccattgttatttcaaaagtttcgtttagaaacgtgatttttttattgttgcagtCAGTTATATAtacatgttttatagcaatttgattttattgcgattattttaacgttttaaaaaatcatgttagaatgaaataaacacttatatagctggcagttataatttgagtctggtacaattttagttgtcttacgaataaaacattgatttctaggagtttttatttcttttagtgcatgtttgagagaagcactatacaagcctcggcgtgaaagaacatgcccgcctcgtatacctatccagcctatacatactcggcctgcaagcttttctttcccggcctctgcagtaatgtattATTACCTAAACTAAAGAGTACAAAATGAGAAATtcttacaaaaatgttacttgattttttcgtaacggttacggaaccctatcttgggcgtgttcgacacgctcttggccgattttttattttacgttttaaatCCCACACAATGAACTTACTTGTTACATACGAACGtggaaagcttgtaaaaaaataacacagcAGTTTTATTCCGAGCGGTTTACGTTTGTggaaattaagtaggtactactgAATGGACCTCAGGAATGGACTATAGGTAGTGAGAGTTTTTTGTTTTCCCATTCCCATTTTGTTTTCCCACTCCACTCAAATCACAGTATAGGAAAAGACACAATATTGATTAAAAGTTCCTTTTcccaaacatgacatgaaatattaattgacgttgtgttacaaatataGGCCGAGTAGTTAGttcgctgcaggcgctgcggctcggctgccggcgcgcggtcacttagcggcctgcaaagagatttcatacaactttttcggccgctggccggcaatgcgactgtcttttgtttcaacgcgcgctctgcgacacggcctACGCCGAACAGTACTCGCaaccgccgcgccagcagccagcgctaCACcacacacaacagggcgaccagactagcatcccgccagcttgatttttcgttcttagggttccggagccaaaatggcaaaaacggaacccttatagttttggccatgtctgtctgtctgtccgtccgcggctttgctcagggactatcaatgctaaaaagctgtaattttgcacgaatatatatgtaaactatgccgacaaaatggtataataaaaaattctaaaaaaaatttttttagagtaccttccgtagacgtaaagtgggggtgatttttttttcttattcaacCCTATTGTGTGGAGTATCTATGGGTATGTGTCTTTTAAagctattaggggtttgctaagacaatttttcgattcagtgatttgtttgcgaaatattcaactttaaagtgcaaattttcatgaaaatcgagcgtccccccgctttaaaaacaaaaccggtgggaggaaaattaaaaaaaatcaggatgttagtaagtatatcaaactttcaaggaaaactataacggctaagtttgcttgagaattattagtagtttaagagtaaatagcagcctaaggtataaaatatacctaaatttgcaagattccgtataaaatacgaaatcccttgaaaactattacttaattttttcataatggctacgtaaccttattttgggcgtgtccgacaagctcttggccggtttttatttatattttatttcatgtcatgtttgagaaaagcactatacaagcctcggccggaacgtggggttgccggcctcgcatccctatccgtctatatctgcttatAGCCGGCACGGCAACatcctacttcccggcctctacagtaatgtactattattagaTGGTTGCTTATTATTACAGATACACCATGTGCTACAAAGGAAAGTGCTTGTTTTGCATCCCCGTTGAAAATGGATGTCTAGTGTTCGCGATTTTGAGTGCAGTAAGTAGATTGATCAAAAAGAAtcgtcttttcgtccaaaattcctcaATGCCTTACGACGAAAGTATTCAACCAGTCTGTGTTGCCGCAAACCGGGATCCCGACTCTCGAAAATACCAGAAAAACCGGGCagaaaaattaactttaaaatactgggagaaaattaatcaaaaccgGGATTTTCGGTAATTTCGGTATtagcaaagattaaaaaacgAAACAATAATTTCGTTCAATTATGCGCGCAAAATGATTATTtctaactatattttttaactgacaAAGTTGTACGCACAGTGGTGGCGCCCTAACCAGCCCGAGAGCTCAAGATCACGACGATTAGTCACACGACTGCGCACAGGTACCtacacctagtgccatccacaaagacgcatcaatttgtcaaaattagacattagtaTGTACAATaagtacaattacaattattctatgtaatgtaatgtatgtaaccacttgaatttaaaatatttttttgtttgtttgtttgtttgtttgtaggaTAGGAAGTTGATCAAAGACTGATTTTATTTCATACACAATACTAATATTTAGAGCCATTGTTGGTTTTattgggtcccactgaaaaacagcgttgtggcttgccgcaacattatgctgagtgggtcccaatttatactattcgatgttttttttaaaattattatttcatcctaacgtgttttttctgtgtatcgaatatgtgtaaataaatctctctctctctctctctctctctctattatctagcctggattgatgtctcactgctgggcaaaggcctccccctatGTCCTCCATTTCTCCCCATCCAAAGCAGTCTGAGGCCAGTAGTCGAGAAATATGTCCAGGTCGTCCCGAACCCGCCGTTTGGGCCTACTCCATCGTCGACATCCGTCTTGTGGCATCCATTCAGTGGCATTTTTAGCCCACCGCAGTGGATGCATTCGGCTGACGTGGCCGGCCCAGTTCCACTTCAACCTGGCAGCCTTTGCACCATCGACATCGACAATGAGTGTTTTAGAACGCAGCAGTCCGCAGCACCGTGTTCCGGATTCGGTCAATCCTTTCCACTCCAAGCATGCTCAGCTCCATAGGTCTTTGACAAACCTTCAGTTTGGTTTTCTGTGACTCTGTAAGTGACTATGTTTGGGCACCGTAAGTTAGGACAGGCAgtatatatacgagtacatcGACAAGTCTTCGCTTCAGGGCTAAAGGAATGTCACCTTTCAACAGCTCCTTCATAGACCTATTGGTCTTCCACGCATTTTTGATCCGTCTTTCGACTTCTTTGTCCTGCCTATGGTTGAAAGATACTAATTGGCCCAAATACAAATACTCGTCGACATATTGTATAGACGCCCGTCTACCTCGACCTTACGTCTCGTGCTGTTGGTCATTACCTTGGTCTTTGACCGATTCATTTTTAAACCAACCTGAAGCCTTGCAGAGCTTAGATCTTTTAACATTGTCTCAAGTTCGAGTGCAGAAGAGGAGAAAAGTCGGCAAATCGAAGATTTGTTAATCTTCTGGCACCGACTAGGTACAATGCCTTTGGTTGGACTCCCACGAGGCTGTTAGGCTTCGGAATACTTGTTCTAATGTGCTCGTAAATAGTGTAGGAGAGAGCGGGTCTCCCTGTTGTTGTccctgttgttgttgttgttggagTCATCCCTTCTCAATTTTAAACGGCTGTCCGGATGATTGGTGTTTTGTTCAGAGTGGTTCAGAGGCCAGGCAAGGCCGCCGTGGATCACAGTGGATATTGGTGGCGTGTTCAGCAGGATATAAAGGAAACAATCTTGACACTTCAACTGTACTATATTTCAGCAAATACACGTTAAGAGCCGTGGCACATAAACAAATGTTCAAATAACATTTACTGTTACTAcaaactaatactaatatataatataagagAGACAATGTAAAAGCGCAGACAGATCAACGGAGAGGTAAACGGAAGAGAGAGAAAAGTACCGGTGTTCCACGGTCAAAATATACATCAGTATAGTTGCCAGAGCAATCCGTCTATAATGttccaaatattattataaagcatATACCGTATACCACACTGAATGTTACTAACATTAACAAGTTTTATGTCTGCTGTGCTATTATTAGGTGGGTTCGATATTCTGAAGATGGAGTGCGTTGATAATAGACGAGTGCGTAATACTATTAAACGCCTTAGAATAATCCACAAATTCTAAGTATATAACTGGTAATTGAACTCTTGTCATTTTTCTATAATTTGGTTTAACGTATGGAGATGATCAGTGGTGGAAAAGCCAGGGCGGAAACCAGCTTGTTCGGCAGGTTGGTGACTGTCGAGCTGAGGTACAATACGGGActcattacttttaaaaacgttttgtaTATGTACGAGACCAGGCTGATGGGACGGTGGTTGATAATGTCGTTCTTGTCGCCCTTTTTATGGAGTAGTATGGTTTGAATGACACATAAGTTTTGGAATTTGTCCTGTCTGTAATATGCTATTAAAGAGATTTGTTATGTGTGATAACAGGATGCGCTTACCAAGAATTAAGCATTCTGTGCTGACTCCATCGGTTCCAGAGCTTTTTTCGAACTTCATATTGCGGAGAGCTCCATTttggtgtttaatatttttgaggTATCACTCACTATAAAGGTTCTTGAAATAGTTGGTgcaagtttaattattttataatttacagatTGCAAATCTCCTTGTGCTACTAGCATTACTCATAGCAGAAGTGCTATTCCTCGTCGGCAGTGATGCTTACTATGATCCATTGACTAACAGCGATTCAGCCAGAGTTTTCCAGGGATTAATAAACATGGCTGTGAGTGTCGCCTACGTCATCCTGGGCATACCGTTTTTGATAGCATACGTCTTCTCCGTTTTGTTATGCAAAGGCATTCGTAAGGTTAGTACCTCTATAATATAACTTCAATAGTATAAAGCggcaatagggatgttgacaccattaaaaaataattcgaagacacgactccagtaaaaaaacgctttattttagcactgaaaaccagatttattttcgattaactgcaatttttttttaatgcgttaaaacaaataaatagttagttgattgagtgtgcaAACAAGTGACGTCtaaagttgctatttccattaaaactctatgggagaattgtgttttgacagctcataaaaagtacgtcaaccCCAAAAGTGTGAAGAACACGGTAGTCAGCCGTATTCGGcgagacggacagactaatgtaaagacgacgttcgttcgaacaagttcggcgaccgtGTTAGGTGAACGATTCAGTGTAACACCGGAGTTATTCCGACTTCCATTATGGCGACATCCTGAGAAGTCGTCGGCAACGTGAGGGGTCTGCTAGGCTTCCTCCAGCAATGCTGGCatgaacagcagggctactacgaaactcgaagttcgtatcgtaccgtccctctcgctagtattaaatagtatgagtgtcagagggaccgcacgacacgaacttcgagtttcgtagtagccctgttgtGCCTACAGCcaatcacgcaaaataggcgtGTAGGTGCGctcctgaggcttcgatgattaaatgaaaagggattttagaggcacacgaacgtataataaagattatcaaaaaggaaaggatgtatttttataaaatcaaaataactaaacaaaccaaaattttacaaaactaaaaattacaaataaaaaattccCTGGAGATTGCCCACTTGGGGCATCGTCCCCAGGACGGAGGCCGCATTGCCCCTCTGCACCGCCAAACTTAGGCGCTGGGCAAAGAAggtaccagccctatggtcgccTGAGACGCCGAAGAgcttgtccgacacttcttttacaaactttttgtgtcggacgaccatGGGCCCAAAGTTTCTAttgcaagtgccgcaaatatgtaGTTGTTCGAAAGAAATGCGTATTTGCGACACTTAATAGTTTGGGCCTGCTCTGCTGcttaaaattacatagttctaGCGGGTTGTCTCTCATTATTTGTAGacaaagtcacgggcaacagatatataattatatttttgtattccaGCGTAAGCCAGGAATTGTGAAGGCTTATTTCATCTATGGAGTTTTCGTCATGTTGCTTGCGGTGTTCGCCGCCATCAGTCACGTGGCACTAAACAACGATAATCCCTACCCCGGTGTCTATGTGCTTATTGCATGTGGTAAGTGTAATAAaactgaaatgaaaaataacatgtttttttttatttagcctaTTAAAGTGTATCagtgctgaacaaaggcctacccattaaggtcacagctcattagagccacccggccggcacccgaccagcaccgcctggcctcgagcggttagtattcttcatatggatttgtatgggtatgcgctcactacatcaactccgtagcgtcaccggatcgccacACTCGCGGGGTTGCCACGCcaggacggcgagtggaccactcggtgacagcccgctgctcgccgccatagtggctactaggaaattcgtggaccacgcgaaatccactcgttgtcaacgcggcgtccaacCGTGggccacctgtcgacaacgagtggacgccaaaagtcgaggcggtgctggttcggtgccgggtggctctaatgagctgtgacctttattcCGCCATTCGCTATCGTgagcatgctcctgccactCTACTTGGCATGCGCCatctcttcggtctgcctctgttTCGATGGCCATCTCACGGAATCCAATGAGTAGTaactattaaaacaaaaaatattgtcaaccgTAGTAAGCTGTTATGTAATAAGTACAACCGGAGTTAGCATAGATATTTAACATGGGGGTAATACCTATTTTAAGTCTCATTAAGTTCCGCTTCCGCGGatattaagtaaaaataacctaaccattaaaatttcatttttaatacaagcttttttgctgactgtactatttgttgactgtacttgcattatcacccaaactatatttgaataccaaatttcaagtcgatgctattaaacgttgaagagttctgtcctgcggagacgaccctggctggactaccaggatgtcactactaaattattgtattgtcacgcgattttcataagtgttccaaatttattggaagttggtcaaatttaacttgcaagatttgataacagacagacagacagagaacgagacaggtgaaacgaaataaaagcttgtaatatacataatacataaacaTTAGCGTAGTTTACTCTTTAATTATACTTTAGGTACCTAATAGGGTTTGCATCtcaaagaaaaaaagttttttttttgtggtgtgTCATACGGAGATACTACGGTTttcaaatatgtacctattgtaaATGGACTCTTTATAAGGCACCGTTTAACCCCCTTTCCGCTCGGGTATTTTTGAAACAGCATATACCTGTAGTCACGAACAAAACTTGTTTCCCATTTTTCATTAAGcattgttaatattataaatgagaaagtttgtaagtctgtttgttacttcatcacgtctaaagcactgaaccgatttagattaaattcggtataagTACACATGGTTTGagtcccagagaaggacatatgatagtttttatcccggaaaattgcacagttcccgcgggatagcgataaacgaattctgcgcggacgaaggcgcgggtaacggctagtaaaagATATGATtcgttttttggagtctttttgtattttttatttcaactccaaatttgttacttttacgggtatcccgtgaaaccatatcgaaaatacaaactgagacatggatgcacagaaaaaccagaaaaagggaccagcactgggaatcgaacccaggtcctcagcattccgtgctgcgtgctataacccctacaccactgctggacaggaatctagacacgaattttt from Choristoneura fumiferana chromosome 7, NRCan_CFum_1, whole genome shotgun sequence encodes the following:
- the LOC141429387 gene encoding uncharacterized protein, with amino-acid sequence MCYKGKCLFCIPVENGCLVFAILSAIANLLVLLALLIAEVLFLVGSDAYYDPLTNSDSARVFQGLINMAVSVAYVILGIPFLIAYVFSVLLCKGIRKRKPGIVKAYFIYGVFVMLLAVFAAISHVALNNDNPYPGVYVLIACGIYGLILWMVHETYTKISAMAIQRRGLP